One stretch of Pigmentiphaga aceris DNA includes these proteins:
- a CDS encoding pilin: protein MQHSNYKRLDRQRGFTLIELTVVGAIIMILSIVVVPNINGYLVENKVPRIGEEIQRFVARAKVSVQGLGSAPYGSVTTAQIANAVRGSSVFQVAGSGATATVTHDIGASGAAVTLTPATLTSTGDAMQIQFASVNRAACPGLAVVMQKVTEVIRVNGTEVKAAGGNYQPTVAENACTEGDTNQFQFVAR, encoded by the coding sequence ATGCAGCACTCGAACTACAAACGCCTTGATCGGCAACGCGGTTTCACGCTGATCGAACTGACGGTGGTCGGCGCGATCATCATGATCCTGTCCATCGTCGTGGTCCCGAACATCAACGGGTATCTGGTCGAAAACAAGGTGCCGCGCATCGGTGAAGAAATCCAGCGATTCGTTGCCCGCGCCAAGGTCAGCGTGCAGGGGCTGGGCAGCGCACCCTACGGCTCGGTGACGACCGCACAGATCGCCAATGCGGTGCGTGGCAGCAGTGTGTTTCAGGTTGCCGGCAGCGGCGCAACGGCCACCGTCACCCACGACATCGGTGCAAGCGGCGCAGCCGTCACGCTGACCCCCGCCACGCTGACCAGCACCGGCGACGCCATGCAGATTCAGTTCGCCAGCGTCAATCGCGCCGCATGCCCGGGCCTGGCCGTGGTCATGCAGAAGGTGACTGAGGTGATTCGTGTCAACGGGACCGAGGTCAAGGCGGCTGGCGGTAATTACCAGCCCACCGTCGCCGAGAACGCCTGCACGGAAGGCGATACCAACCAGTTCCAGTTCGTCGCGCGTTAA
- a CDS encoding DUF4214 domain-containing protein, with product MSTATTIQQYYNAFYGRPADPSGLSFWVNGVNNSGDLLGSATRVFGSATTPEFALRFPAGTSISTFLDTAYNNMFNRVPDADGKAFWSAAFTNWVDSGRSEGEARAMILQNFVDAANGQSGTNDKLTITNKLTVADMMTASVKAYGTESVYLTQLNKAQGLLAGVDHTQASVDAALAKIKVGGIYEAGEAVPNVPAFTIIETFPLNGVSLSSEKREILKFDAASDAPFGFREVFEGGGHAYVPSRVSVGNFSTSTDRIDFTAFKLNIPVGGAITVKNALEWTEPQLINFVGIQPGAYKTYHNFFEGRPIAIAVGSGAGGPNVTTNVFVDINENGNLDVGQDLWFQLTQFDLNRFNDSFLII from the coding sequence ATGTCGACCGCCACTACCATCCAGCAGTACTACAACGCCTTCTACGGACGCCCTGCAGATCCTTCGGGACTGTCGTTCTGGGTCAACGGCGTGAACAACTCGGGAGATCTGCTTGGTTCCGCCACGCGAGTATTCGGAAGCGCCACCACTCCGGAATTCGCACTGCGATTCCCGGCAGGCACCTCGATCTCGACGTTCCTGGATACCGCATACAACAACATGTTCAACCGGGTACCAGATGCGGACGGCAAGGCGTTCTGGAGTGCCGCGTTCACCAACTGGGTTGATAGCGGCAGATCAGAAGGGGAAGCCCGCGCGATGATTCTGCAGAATTTCGTGGATGCTGCAAATGGTCAGTCTGGGACGAATGACAAGCTGACGATCACGAATAAGTTGACGGTGGCCGACATGATGACGGCGAGCGTGAAGGCTTATGGGACGGAGTCGGTTTATCTGACTCAGTTGAACAAGGCTCAAGGGCTGCTGGCGGGTGTTGATCACACGCAGGCGTCGGTTGATGCGGCGTTGGCGAAGATTAAGGTTGGTGGTATCTACGAGGCAGGGGAAGCTGTTCCTAATGTTCCAGCTTTCACGATAATTGAAACGTTTCCTTTAAATGGAGTTTCCCTGAGCAGCGAAAAGCGAGAGATTTTGAAATTTGACGCGGCTAGTGATGCCCCGTTTGGCTTTCGCGAGGTATTCGAGGGCGGAGGGCACGCATATGTACCATCACGAGTTTCGGTAGGAAATTTCTCTACCTCTACTGACCGAATCGATTTCACCGCCTTTAAGCTAAACATTCCAGTCGGTGGAGCCATTACGGTAAAAAATGCTTTGGAATGGACAGAACCTCAGCTCATTAATTTCGTTGGCATTCAACCCGGCGCATATAAAACATATCACAACTTCTTCGAGGGCAGACCCATTGCCATTGCTGTCGGAAGTGGCGCAGGCGGCCCAAACGTGACGACAAATGTCTTCGTTGATATAAATGAAAACGGGAATCTCGACGTTGGGCAAGACCTGTGGTTCCAGCTGACACAGTTCGATTTAAACCGATTTAATGACTCCTTCCTCATAATTTGA
- a CDS encoding type 4b pilus protein PilO2: protein MKLPVRSIDKPVKKPFLGGFRRSRRGTTAALGGAAAAHVLVSLPQRDVTLVFGMSWHTILGSQLVQEARHRAAAAGATHLVHADMQAESVGTIRLSRAHRSGHAGRLYSAAQLFARLHPRGVAIACLTLPGGATWVGAVRDGTVLARTDVVYASVSEAEAAVDSLLAQEPDSICYGQILARRVQPLDLDMLAGDLPAQALLQLRPRAWTAVPRSLIFLLVLCVAVPLGQRGWQTYQAKQRQVLEAQRAATRLDPATAWRERYTQHLAGVTLLAHEDLPQALETLAQVPLNVAGWRFDGARCEPALQTGWSCEAIYQRGMQSASNAGFASSASSGWRMLWAPFDQVMPTFTSNLPPRPLTLSALVPLSQQNLNVVSRLQVLRAAFGNAEIGPAEIVEVGQPQELDGTGITRPGDAPVLSRRRIRLSGPMRSLYALAAAEGPYRWSRLTLAVQPSSRPTLKLSALMATLEGVLYAYGD from the coding sequence ATGAAGCTGCCGGTGCGCTCCATCGACAAGCCAGTGAAAAAGCCCTTCCTGGGCGGCTTCCGACGTAGCCGTCGCGGAACCACTGCCGCACTGGGTGGCGCGGCAGCCGCTCACGTCTTGGTCAGTCTGCCGCAACGTGACGTCACGCTGGTCTTCGGCATGAGCTGGCACACGATCCTGGGTAGCCAGCTTGTCCAGGAGGCAAGGCATCGTGCGGCGGCCGCAGGGGCAACGCACCTGGTGCATGCCGATATGCAGGCCGAATCGGTCGGTACGATCCGGCTTTCGCGCGCGCACCGCAGCGGGCACGCTGGGCGTCTGTACTCGGCGGCGCAGCTGTTTGCCCGCCTGCACCCACGAGGCGTGGCCATTGCCTGCCTGACGCTGCCCGGTGGAGCCACCTGGGTGGGGGCAGTGCGTGATGGCACGGTGCTGGCACGTACCGATGTGGTTTACGCCTCGGTTTCCGAAGCCGAAGCGGCCGTCGATAGCCTTCTTGCACAAGAGCCTGACAGCATCTGCTACGGACAGATCCTGGCGCGCCGGGTCCAGCCGCTGGACCTGGACATGCTTGCCGGAGACCTGCCCGCGCAAGCCCTTCTGCAATTGCGTCCGCGTGCCTGGACGGCGGTACCGCGCTCCTTGATTTTTCTGCTGGTGTTGTGCGTGGCCGTGCCCTTGGGGCAGCGCGGGTGGCAGACCTATCAGGCCAAGCAGCGTCAGGTGCTGGAGGCGCAGCGCGCCGCCACGCGCCTCGACCCCGCAACGGCCTGGCGTGAGCGGTATACGCAGCACTTGGCTGGCGTGACTCTACTGGCGCACGAGGACTTGCCGCAGGCCTTGGAGACGCTTGCCCAGGTTCCGCTGAACGTGGCGGGCTGGCGCTTCGACGGTGCGCGCTGCGAACCTGCGCTGCAGACTGGGTGGAGCTGCGAGGCCATCTATCAACGCGGCATGCAATCCGCCAGCAACGCCGGGTTCGCCAGTTCGGCCTCGTCGGGATGGCGCATGTTGTGGGCCCCGTTTGATCAGGTCATGCCCACCTTCACCAGCAACCTGCCGCCTCGGCCACTGACCTTGTCAGCGCTGGTGCCGCTGTCCCAACAGAACCTGAATGTGGTGTCGCGGCTGCAAGTGCTGCGCGCTGCGTTTGGCAACGCCGAAATCGGTCCCGCCGAAATCGTTGAAGTGGGGCAGCCACAAGAGCTTGATGGCACCGGCATCACCCGCCCGGGCGATGCGCCCGTGTTGAGCAGGCGACGCATCCGGCTGTCTGGTCCCATGCGCTCGTTATATGCGCTTGCCGCTGCTGAGGGCCCTTATCGCTGGTCCCGGCTGACCTTGGCCGTGCAGCCCTCGTCCCGTCCCACCTTGAAGCTCAGCGCGTTGATGGCAACCCTGGAAGGAGTCTTGTATGCGTATGGCGACTGA
- a CDS encoding general secretion pathway protein — MSMGPWSTSLSLRMAAWRFRPDRADYYEYLADLMAQTGGRKTLRDLFADDAVRHGASTARGQLTAHWLTRYQESGGDLGATFENTLPDEDVLLIRVGQRAGAGAFEQALYDLAKLTRLVDEARRSFVATTAVGLLAVLIALVAIAAVPMFTVPKLKQTFTLPAEYLYPLTRRLYAIADAIDAYALSVGVVLIAIGYLGIWSLRSLVGPLRQRLDQWAIWRLYRDLQGVRFLSSLATLLRRRGNVSTQLREALALQGAGAGPWLRWHVDAMLARVDAGQVGASTFDTGIVDPETFFYLRDMIDTRGLDDGLQRASDRIERRTLGRVARRAAVLRWVLLLGAMCLLMGLALWHVAVIQEMKSALTSFYAGR; from the coding sequence ATGAGCATGGGGCCTTGGTCGACCTCCCTGTCATTGCGCATGGCCGCATGGCGTTTCCGTCCCGACCGTGCGGATTACTACGAGTATCTGGCTGACCTGATGGCGCAGACGGGCGGTCGCAAGACCCTGCGTGATTTGTTTGCCGACGATGCAGTACGTCATGGCGCAAGCACCGCACGCGGTCAATTGACCGCGCACTGGTTGACGCGATATCAGGAGTCCGGCGGCGACCTGGGCGCAACCTTCGAGAACACGCTTCCCGACGAAGATGTGCTGCTGATCCGCGTTGGTCAGCGCGCGGGTGCCGGCGCATTCGAACAAGCCCTCTACGACCTGGCCAAACTCACCCGTCTGGTTGACGAGGCTAGACGAAGTTTCGTCGCGACCACGGCGGTCGGCCTGCTGGCCGTTTTGATAGCACTGGTGGCAATTGCCGCCGTACCGATGTTCACCGTACCTAAGCTGAAGCAGACCTTCACCTTGCCGGCTGAGTATCTGTACCCGCTGACGCGCCGCCTGTATGCCATAGCCGATGCCATCGATGCCTATGCGCTGTCGGTGGGCGTGGTGCTGATTGCCATCGGGTATCTGGGCATCTGGTCTCTGCGCAGCCTGGTGGGGCCGCTGCGGCAACGCCTGGACCAGTGGGCCATCTGGCGGCTGTACCGCGATCTGCAAGGCGTGCGTTTCCTGTCCTCGCTTGCCACCTTGCTGCGTCGTCGCGGCAACGTCAGCACGCAGCTACGCGAAGCGCTTGCCCTGCAAGGCGCAGGAGCCGGGCCGTGGTTGCGCTGGCATGTCGATGCCATGTTGGCGCGCGTCGATGCGGGCCAGGTAGGCGCATCCACGTTCGATACCGGCATCGTCGATCCCGAAACCTTCTTTTACCTGCGCGACATGATCGATACCCGTGGTCTTGACGATGGTCTTCAGCGGGCCAGCGACCGTATCGAACGACGCACGTTAGGCCGCGTGGCGCGACGCGCGGCGGTCTTGCGTTGGGTGTTATTGCTGGGAGCCATGTGCCTGTTGATGGGCCTGGCGCTTTGGCATGTCGCGGTGATTCAGGAAATGAAATCTGCACTGACGAGCTTTTATGCCGGTCGTTGA
- a CDS encoding ATPase, T2SS/T4P/T4SS family: protein MRVPRFGLGSPVTRLDHGISEASTVHFARQRVRIANQDELAKLATPFRRSLRAEFDLASASNKLCPVELDDGSVTIFTVEEYHDSDQTDELERLIRRRQRLLSEPARIVVPPTLLLAIVREQISGDTLRNRRRVLLDPDRSSMAQAFQDMVEWGVRNGASDLHVNVRLLGAESDVRYTVGGRYVAPERFRRMPTATIMEVLAVAWMDIQGGNGAVFDPVTEQQGRLYREVDGQALMLRWASLATDAGPSVCLRILQLDAPTHGASIDALGYLPSQLAMMSRARMAEGGAVVLAGVVGSGKSTTIASMLRTIPGHRKVITLEDPVEYLIPEALQNTVARPLDGSAAGAFDAKLKTVKRSAMTDLLIGEIRDDETGRAFTDLAGSGANLYTTTHAGGVLQIADRLASDFIGVPRELLATPGILKLLIFQALLPKLCPHCALPFSALFAGGADTDGRPRDGSYWQAYGARIEQLYDIDSAGLRIRNPNGCPHCAAAAVPELLGLAGRTVVAEMMEPALDDVVLGCIRRADNITLRAHAAQQREAGYGDPDMSGKSAMECAVYKAAIGIVDPRDIEPRFRAFETVALERRQRRKPVVSDLAAVAAGGRR, encoded by the coding sequence ATGAGAGTGCCCCGTTTTGGCCTTGGCAGCCCCGTCACTCGCCTGGATCACGGCATCAGCGAGGCCAGCACCGTGCACTTCGCACGGCAGCGCGTCCGCATTGCCAACCAGGACGAACTGGCCAAGCTTGCGACCCCGTTTCGCCGCAGCCTGCGCGCCGAGTTCGATCTGGCCAGCGCGTCGAACAAGCTATGCCCGGTTGAGCTTGATGACGGCAGCGTCACCATTTTCACGGTCGAGGAATATCACGACAGTGATCAGACCGATGAACTTGAGCGCCTGATCCGCCGTCGTCAGCGGCTGTTGTCCGAGCCGGCACGAATCGTCGTGCCGCCCACGCTCTTGCTGGCGATCGTGCGTGAGCAGATATCCGGCGACACTTTGCGCAATCGCCGTCGCGTATTGCTCGACCCTGATCGGTCATCGATGGCGCAGGCATTCCAGGACATGGTCGAGTGGGGCGTGCGCAATGGGGCGTCCGATCTGCATGTCAACGTGCGCTTGCTGGGGGCGGAATCCGACGTGCGCTACACGGTTGGTGGGCGATACGTGGCCCCTGAGCGCTTTCGCCGCATGCCAACGGCCACCATCATGGAGGTGCTGGCGGTGGCGTGGATGGATATTCAAGGTGGCAACGGCGCAGTGTTCGATCCGGTCACCGAGCAGCAGGGACGCTTGTACCGCGAGGTGGACGGGCAGGCACTGATGCTGCGCTGGGCATCGCTGGCGACCGACGCAGGCCCCTCGGTATGCCTGCGCATTTTGCAGCTCGATGCACCGACCCACGGTGCCAGTATCGATGCGCTGGGATACCTGCCGTCGCAACTGGCGATGATGTCGCGCGCCCGCATGGCAGAAGGCGGTGCCGTGGTGCTGGCGGGTGTGGTCGGCTCGGGCAAGTCCACTACGATTGCGTCGATGTTGCGGACCATTCCCGGACATCGCAAGGTGATCACGCTGGAAGATCCGGTCGAATACCTGATCCCGGAGGCCTTGCAGAACACCGTGGCTCGCCCGCTCGATGGCAGCGCAGCCGGGGCCTTCGATGCCAAGCTGAAAACCGTCAAACGTTCCGCGATGACGGATCTGCTGATCGGTGAAATTCGTGACGACGAGACGGGCAGGGCGTTTACCGACCTGGCCGGTTCGGGCGCGAATCTGTACACGACCACGCACGCAGGTGGGGTATTGCAGATCGCTGACCGCTTGGCGTCCGACTTCATTGGTGTGCCGCGCGAACTGCTTGCCACGCCAGGCATTCTGAAGCTGCTGATTTTCCAGGCCCTGTTGCCGAAGTTGTGCCCGCACTGCGCCTTGCCGTTCTCTGCCCTGTTTGCTGGCGGTGCAGATACCGATGGACGCCCGCGCGATGGGTCGTATTGGCAGGCATATGGGGCGCGCATCGAGCAACTGTATGACATCGACTCGGCGGGCTTGCGCATTCGTAATCCCAACGGCTGCCCACATTGTGCAGCGGCGGCTGTGCCGGAACTGTTGGGGCTGGCAGGTCGCACCGTGGTGGCGGAAATGATGGAACCCGCGCTCGATGACGTGGTGTTGGGGTGCATCCGGCGTGCCGATAACATCACCTTGCGTGCCCACGCGGCACAACAGCGCGAGGCCGGCTACGGTGATCCTGACATGTCGGGCAAGAGCGCCATGGAATGTGCGGTCTACAAGGCAGCTATCGGTATCGTCGATCCGCGTGACATCGAACCCCGGTTCCGGGCATTCGAAACCGTGGCGCTGGAACGCCGCCAACGCCGCAAGCCGGTGGTGTCGGACCTCGCAGCGGTGGCGGCAGGTGGGCGCCGATGA
- a CDS encoding lytic transglycosylase domain-containing protein: MLLLATLCPLAAQAYCWNEAADRYRINPVVLQSIGQHESGLKATAINRNQNGSVDIGVMQINSVHFPELQSYGITPTALWEPCTNIMVGAFLLAKSIRKYGNTWEAVGAYHSRTPNLKERYALQVYRVFSRQEQRPRTISRPPANPSARSQSASNNR; encoded by the coding sequence TTGCTTCTACTTGCCACACTCTGCCCGCTGGCTGCCCAAGCATACTGCTGGAATGAAGCCGCAGACCGCTACCGGATCAACCCCGTGGTTCTGCAGTCCATCGGACAGCATGAATCGGGGCTGAAAGCCACCGCGATCAACAGAAACCAGAACGGGTCAGTCGATATCGGCGTGATGCAGATCAACTCGGTCCACTTCCCCGAGCTGCAATCCTACGGCATCACGCCCACTGCCCTGTGGGAGCCTTGCACCAACATCATGGTCGGTGCCTTCCTGCTGGCAAAGAGCATCAGGAAATACGGGAACACCTGGGAAGCCGTAGGTGCCTACCATTCCCGCACCCCGAATTTGAAAGAACGTTATGCCTTGCAGGTATATCGCGTCTTCTCCAGACAAGAACAGCGACCCCGAACCATCTCGCGTCCGCCAGCCAACCCGTCTGCGCGCAGCCAGTCCGCTTCGAATAATAGGTAA